The nucleotide window AGGCAATGCGCCTgatttggagaggatgaatTACATTAACAGTTTGACCTATCTGATGAGAGGGTTGCCGGCAGATCTCACACCTGCGGAGGCTTCGACTATACGGCAGAGCACACCCGCCTCGGTGGTTGGCCCGCAACTAAACGACTATTCTGGCCCACACCATGACAGATCGATGCCACCTTTACAGAGGAGTATCGTCCACTACATTGCTTTCATCGTGCTGAACTGGCTGTATGCCTTCTGGCAGGTGTTTGCACCATTCCTGGGACAGGGAATCTCTGGCCTGCTCCAGTTCGAGAGGGATAATCAGCTTATTAATAAAATGGCGATGAGCACGTTCAAGGGCGCGAAGAATGCGTATGTCTGGTTTTCTGCGGCTTACGTGGGCCAGCTCATAGCGGCGCTCATGGCGTGGGTTTTCCAGGGCGTTCACGGGGCTTTGACTGAGTTCCGGGCGCAGTCTGATGCTATGAAGGCACAGGGAGGTGGTTTTTCgaaccagcagcaaccgtCGATGTCGTCGGAGGAGTGGGAAAGACGAAGGATGTATGAACAGCAGCGGGCGCCACATCAGGGATGGCCATCACAGAATTATTCGATGGATTGTGCGCAGCTTGCGAGGCACGGGCTCTGATGTGACTTGATGGGATTTGGTAGAGTTGGGGGGGCGTGTGGGATAGAGGGCAGGAAGACGGGATGGTGTGGAAAAGGTACATATACAGATACATGGGCGGGGTTTTAGACAGGAGTTCGCGGAAACGGGGGGTATTCTACGGTTATGCTATTTTTATGTCGATAAATAAACAACCAAGATTGAACATCTACTCGTGGCTCAAAGAAAACATCTGAAGTCTTCCACAACCACTCCATGTCGGAGCCGTTCGGAGAGTGGGGTGGGGGCTCGGGACTGCAGGGTCGCGGGTGGGTTCGGGCGATAAGATAAGCCAATTGGAGCTGACATGGGGGACACCAGGAAATTTTTCTAAACCGCCCGATTCTCTTTTGCTTATCCTGCTCCCCCATTGTTCCAGTGTCGCAATCACCCGCTCTCTGCTATACCCCTCATTGCCTGCCTCCAGCCCGTGTCGACACTTCGCCTCGAGTTCATACCAGAGTAGAGGCTCGACACCCAGACGCCTTGCCGACGGACGCGCTGAGCGTTACCTTCCGTCTTGTCATGATGAAGACCAGCATCTTGCGGCACGCCGCCGCCTGCCGTGTCGCCTTGACTGCGCGCCCCCTCCAGCTCACAGCCAGACTCTCGCCGTCGGCCTTTGCTATCGCACAAACACCCCTCAAGGCGTCGTATCTCCCCgtcaacagcctcctccgcttcTACTCGAGCGAGTCGGCCGCTCAGCAGGAaaccgccacccccgccgGGCGCATCACCAAATTCAGAGATCTCGAGAGCTTGGGCGTACACAATGCTCTGGTCAGGTCTATCACCGAGGGGATGAGGTATGAGGACATGACAGAGGTGCAGTCTCTGACTATCAACGCCGCTCTTGCTGGAAAAGATCTGTACGTTAGGCCTGTTGCTGAAGAATTACCCCTCCCTGAAAGATTGCTAACAAGTCTGCCTCGAAATATAGTGTTGCGCAAGCCAAGACAGGTACCGGCAAGACGCTGGCTTTCCTGGTGCCGATCCTTCAGAAGATTATTGCCGATCAGCCAGCCCTCGCTGAGGCTCGCCGCCCTGTGAAGGCCAGATCCGACGACGTTCGTGCCATCgtcatctcccccacccgTGAGCTTGCTGAGCAGATTGCGGTGGAGGCTGCCAAGATCGTCAAGGGCACCGGCATCAAGGTCCAGACTGCTGTCGGAGGAACCCAGAAGAGAATGTCGCTGCAAAAAATTCGTTACGAGGGTTGCCATTTGCTCGTCGGCACTCCTGGCCGTCTCGCTGATCTGCTCACTGACGAGTACAGCGGCGTGGCTGCTCCCAACCTCACTGCTCTGTGCTTGGATGAAGCGGATCGCATGCTGGATGTTGGATTCGACGCCGAGCTCGACACCATTCTCAAGGCGCTCCCCAACAGAAAGGATACCCCCCGCCAGACTCTTCTCTATTCCGCCACCATGCCCAAAGACGTGGTTGGCCTCGCCAGAAAGTACATTGACCCCACCAACTTCGAGTTCGCCCAGACCGTCAAGTCCAACGAGACCCCTACCCACGAGAGAGTGCCCCAGTTCATCGTTCCTTGCCGCAGCTTCGACACCATGCCTGCTACTCTTTTCGAGATGATCCGCACCTGGGTTGCCAAGAACCGTGACGAGCTCGAGGGCAACCCactgaagatgatggtgttcTTGCCCACCACGGCTTCCGTCATCTCGTGGAGCGCTGCTTTCCGCCGCCTCCGTCGTGAATTCCCCGATATTCCCGAGGTTCGCGATATTCACTCCAAGTTGACCCAGCCCATCCGCACCAGGTGCGCCGAGGATTTCAGACGGGCCAAGTCTGccattctcttctcctctgaTGTTACCGCCAGAGGCATGGATTTCCCCAATGTCACCCACGTCGTCCAGGTCCACACTCCCAACGACCGCGATTCATACATTCACCGCATCGGTCGTACGGGCCGTGCTggcaaggagggtgaggcTTGGCTCCTGGTTTCTGATTCCGAGGTCAGCACTGCCCGCAGCAGATTGCCCGGTCTTCCCATCAAGCGGTCCACCGACTTTGCCGTTGCCTCGACTGATCTCTACGGTGCCGAGCCCGAGTCGTTCCCCGATTCTGTCAAGAGGGTTCGCGAAGCGTTTTCCAAGCTTCCCTATGAGACCATCTCAGAGTATTACAAGTCTTTCTTGGGCGGCGCTCTCCAAGGTGTGCACAAgcaggctgttgttgacgagTTGAACACCTTCAGCAAGAACATCTTTGGCTTGGATCAGCCCCCTGGAGTTTCGCCATCGCTGATGAGGAACATGGGCCGGATTACCGGCCTTAGAGTCgccgagagggaggagaacaGGTTCCAACGCAGCGGGACGGGcggtggctttggtggccgtgatggtggctttggtggccgtggtggtggtggtggtcgtgatggtggctttggtggacgtggtggtggctttggtggacgtggcggcggtgggagaGGCGGTGacaggggggagaggaagccgagggATAACTGGGAGGCTATGGAGATGGCTGGACAGAGGGATAAGCAGCAGTCcagaggtggtggccgtgCCACTTTTTAAATGGTGAGCCATCATTACGGATGGGCGGTTTGGGATGACGCCAAAGCAGGAGGCGTGGTCTTTTGTTCAAATCACATTCCCAGGGGCGGCTAATCATTTTGTGTGGAGTTGGGAGGGGTTCTTCCTGTGTGAATGAGAATGGGTTAGGGGGAAGATGGGTacgaaacaaaaaaagggggaCCTGGAACGAAGGGTGCCCCCTCATTGGATTTGACATCACAGCATTGTCCCGGAGTTtatttttttgctttttttcgGGTCAAAAGAATTCAAGAGAGGAGAGGGCATTgtctcttcttttgttgtCACTTCGATTCTCAGTCATGAGGCATGGATGGGAAAATAGGAGCGACAATGGCTGGCAATTCATTTCGGGCacaaggcaggcaggcgggCGGGGTGGCAAAGCGGCGCATATCACATCACAGGGGAATCTCTCTTCTCtacttttgttttcttttgctcaTCTTTGGCTTTTGACATCTTGGGGATCTTAAGTCTTTTGGGGTTCCTGGTTTCGTGTAAATTATGGAGAACGGTGTATGTCTTGTTTATACCAAAAATTGTACGATCACGAGGTTGAATCTTGCCTGTTTTGTTGTCCATGATGTGTGGATGAAATTCTGTCCCGAGTTTTGATGTTGTATGACGCCCATGTTGGCTGAGAATCTTGAGAATATGTGGTTTGCTCTATTCGTTCTTGAAAACGTCCTGTCTATTTGGTTTTCTCCAATCATGTACGATGTTCTGTCTTGTGatcttctcatcctctcgCTTAACTCATGTCCAATTCCTCCAATGCTTGGGGGGGTATCATATCctgctttttgtttttttgttttccctTTCACTTTTCCTTCCTTCAACACCTCTCACTCTTCCCTTTcacatcacctcctcaaaagCGTATGCGCAtcccaaaccaaaaccctCTCATCCCACCCAACACTagccacccaaccccccgtCCCAAAAAGACACCAGTCCACCCCCGTGCAAAACTCGGTGTGCCTattcatcaaccccaactcctgCCCCACCCTAATGACGTTCTCCTCCTGCGGAAACGGCATCGCGCTCCCATCACTCCAAACCCTCACCGTCATGTCGTACCCCGCGCTGGCAAGCACATCCCGCGCATGCGGTGACCACTGGAGCTTCCTAACGGCAAACTCATGACCCAGCAACACCGCCGTCGGGCCGCCGGTCGGGTTGCGAATGTCAAACGTCCGGATGGTGCGGTCCACCCCGCCGGTGGCGATGACAGTGTCCGAGTATTTGTTCCAATCGTGCGTGAGGGCTTCGTTCGGGATTGCACCCGCGTAggtggtgccgttggagaggcgggggaggatggtggacTGGGGtatggaagggggggagtggaTCGGAATCTGGGCGACGAGGTGGTATTTTGCGTTGACAGGAGTGCGGAGGTCGAACAGGCGGAGGTGGGAATCGGAGCTGACGCaggagatgagggaggggttgtgggggcTGAAGGAGGCCGAGTAGGTGCAGTTGCCTACGGGGAGGGTTTTGAGGCTTGCTGGGCGGGTTGGGGACCACTAGTGGTGAGACAAAGGTTAGTGGTTGATGGGAttgaagggggaaggggaaggggtaaCGAACGATTTTGACGGTACCATCccatgatgaggagaggaaggtgtcTTTTGTGAGGGGGTTCCAACAGACGGAAAAGGTCTCTCGCTTGTGCTCGTGGAAGTTCATGACGGGAAATTCGGGCACGTTGAGGTCGAAGAGCTTGATGGAGCCATCGCCGCATGCTACCGCGCATTGGTTTTCGTTGATTTCTGACCAGGCGAGGTCGTACTGGGCGTCGTTTGTGTCGTAGGTTTTTTCGATGGCGATACCCTGGGGGCCGAGACCCAAGATGAAGAGGCGGCCGTTGCCGACGATTCCGtagttggaggaggaggcgacgGCGAGGCGGGAGTCGTAGTAGGGGGAGTATTTGACCGAGTAAGGGTTGAAGCCCGGGGTTCGGGcttcgaggagggaggccattgtgaggggttggggCACAAGAGGGGCAATGCGCAGCAAGAGAGGCAAGCAAAGATTGGGCAAGAAAGATTagaggtggaaaaggggtacGTATATGAGC belongs to Podospora bellae-mahoneyi strain CBS 112042 chromosome 6, whole genome shotgun sequence and includes:
- the PEX7 gene encoding peroxisomal targeting signal 2 receptor (COG:U; BUSCO:EOG09262VOC; EggNog:ENOG503NXHS) gives rise to the protein MASLLEARTPGFNPYSVKYSPYYDSRLAVASSSNYGIVGNGRLFILGLGPQGIAIEKTYDTNDAQYDLAWSEINENQCAVACGDGSIKLFDLNVPEFPVMNFHEHKRETFSVCWNPLTKDTFLSSSWDGTVKIWSPTRPASLKTLPVGNCTYSASFSPHNPSLISCVSSDSHLRLFDLRTPVNAKYHLVAQIPIHSPPSIPQSTILPRLSNGTTYAGAIPNEALTHDWNKYSDTVIATGGVDRTIRTFDIRNPTGGPTAVLLGHEFAVRKLQWSPHARDVLASAGYDMTVRVWSDGSAMPFPQEENVIRVGQELGLMNRHTEFCTGVDWCLFGTGGWVASVGWDERVLVWDAHTLLRR
- a CDS encoding hypothetical protein (COG:A; EggNog:ENOG503NYNU), coding for MMKTSILRHAAACRVALTARPLQLTARLSPSAFAIAQTPLKASYLPVNSLLRFYSSESAAQQETATPAGRITKFRDLESLGVHNALVRSITEGMRYEDMTEVQSLTINAALAGKDLVAQAKTGTGKTLAFLVPILQKIIADQPALAEARRPVKARSDDVRAIVISPTRELAEQIAVEAAKIVKGTGIKVQTAVGGTQKRMSLQKIRYEGCHLLVGTPGRLADLLTDEYSGVAAPNLTALCLDEADRMLDVGFDAELDTILKALPNRKDTPRQTLLYSATMPKDVVGLARKYIDPTNFEFAQTVKSNETPTHERVPQFIVPCRSFDTMPATLFEMIRTWVAKNRDELEGNPLKMMVFLPTTASVISWSAAFRRLRREFPDIPEVRDIHSKLTQPIRTRCAEDFRRAKSAILFSSDVTARGMDFPNVTHVVQVHTPNDRDSYIHRIGRTGRAGKEGEAWLLVSDSEVSTARSRLPGLPIKRSTDFAVASTDLYGAEPESFPDSVKRVREAFSKLPYETISEYYKSFLGGALQGVHKQAVVDELNTFSKNIFGLDQPPGVSPSLMRNMGRITGLRVAEREENRFQRSGTGGGFGGRDGGFGGRGGGGGRDGGFGGRGGGFGGRGGGGRGGDRGERKPRDNWEAMEMAGQRDKQQSRGGGRATF